One genomic segment of Peromyscus leucopus breed LL Stock chromosome 23, UCI_PerLeu_2.1, whole genome shotgun sequence includes these proteins:
- the LOC114683186 gene encoding CD209 antigen-like protein 2 isoform X1 — MGDSKEEREKHLCSPGCQDCHRSITILQLISLVLFSALLMVLLAKVAVSPEQTHSLEQIQQQLTQINASLAGLCRPCPWDWELFQGSCYLFSQTQGTWEASATSCQKLGGHLVIINSAEEQRFMKYWNVRKKQRSWIGLSDHRFEDFWQWVDGTPLQLSFWKEGEPNNDGDEDCVELFPDKWNDNKCTEQNFWVCEQPSAPCPHH, encoded by the exons ATGGGCGACtccaaggaagagagggagaaacatCTGTGCTCCCCGG GGTGTCAGGACTGCCATCGGTCCATCACGATACTGCAGCTCATCTCCCTGGtgctcttctctgctctcctcaTGGTTCTCCTTGCCAAAG TTGCTGTTTCTCCTGAGCAGACACACAGCTTGGAGCAGATCCAGCAGCAGCTGACTCAGATCAATGCTTCGCTGG CTGGCCTGTGCCGGCCCTGCCCCTGGGACTGGGAGCTCTTCCAGGGAAGCTGCTACCTCTTTTCCCAGACTCAGGGGACCTGGGAAGCCTCGGCCACCTCCTGCCAGAAACTTGGAGGCCACCTGGTGATTATCAACAGTGCTGAAGAGCAG AGATTCATGAAATACTGGAATGTGAGGAAGAAACAACGCTCCTGGATTGGCCTCAGTGACCACAGATTTGAAGATTTTTGGCAGTGGGTGGATGGCACCCCTCTGCAGCTCAG CTTTTGGAAAGAAGGGGAGCCCAACAATGATGGGGATGAGGACTGTGTGGAGCTATTCCCAGATAAGTGGAATGATAATAAATGCACTGAGCAAAACTTCTGGGTGTGTGAGCAGCCCTCAGCTCCCTGCCCTCATCACTGA
- the LOC114683186 gene encoding CD209 antigen-like protein 2 isoform X2, translating to MASRVSEADKGLQGCQDCHRSITILQLISLVLFSALLMVLLAKVAVSPEQTHSLEQIQQQLTQINASLAGLCRPCPWDWELFQGSCYLFSQTQGTWEASATSCQKLGGHLVIINSAEEQRFMKYWNVRKKQRSWIGLSDHRFEDFWQWVDGTPLQLSFWKEGEPNNDGDEDCVELFPDKWNDNKCTEQNFWVCEQPSAPCPHH from the exons ATGGCTTCAAGAGTTTCTGAAGCAGACAAGGGTTTGCAAG GGTGTCAGGACTGCCATCGGTCCATCACGATACTGCAGCTCATCTCCCTGGtgctcttctctgctctcctcaTGGTTCTCCTTGCCAAAG TTGCTGTTTCTCCTGAGCAGACACACAGCTTGGAGCAGATCCAGCAGCAGCTGACTCAGATCAATGCTTCGCTGG CTGGCCTGTGCCGGCCCTGCCCCTGGGACTGGGAGCTCTTCCAGGGAAGCTGCTACCTCTTTTCCCAGACTCAGGGGACCTGGGAAGCCTCGGCCACCTCCTGCCAGAAACTTGGAGGCCACCTGGTGATTATCAACAGTGCTGAAGAGCAG AGATTCATGAAATACTGGAATGTGAGGAAGAAACAACGCTCCTGGATTGGCCTCAGTGACCACAGATTTGAAGATTTTTGGCAGTGGGTGGATGGCACCCCTCTGCAGCTCAG CTTTTGGAAAGAAGGGGAGCCCAACAATGATGGGGATGAGGACTGTGTGGAGCTATTCCCAGATAAGTGGAATGATAATAAATGCACTGAGCAAAACTTCTGGGTGTGTGAGCAGCCCTCAGCTCCCTGCCCTCATCACTGA